The Hypanus sabinus isolate sHypSab1 chromosome 1, sHypSab1.hap1, whole genome shotgun sequence genome contains a region encoding:
- the LOC132391280 gene encoding uncharacterized protein LOC132391280: MVDMTAHLNMLNTALQGKGRTALHMLEDVLAFERKLTVLARDLQKGTLSHFPNLREFKQGHDMIISEYLHSAIIAMQTSFGKRFCEFREEKNTLSFPVTPLSIDPSLLNTTALAGVSQPDLEMELADIADKDIWVSKFRRLTADLEDVARQKAVLAQKHKWSDIENLTDDSLRSCVKMKVTSYSPDVQTLCAEVQEQKSH; this comes from the coding sequence atggtagacatgacagcgcacctgaacatgctgaacacagctcttcaggggaaaggacgtacagccctgcacatgttggaggatgttttggcattcgagcgcaagttgacagtgcttgccagagatttacagaaaggcactttgtctcacttccccaatttgagagagttcaaacaaggtcacgacatgataatttcggagtatttacattctgcaatcatcgcaatgcaaacatcgtttgggaaacgcttctgtgagttcagagaggaaaaaaacacattatccttcccggtcactcccttaagcatcgatccttccctactgaatacgactgcattggcaggtgtgagtcaacctgatcttgagatggaactggccgacatagccgacaaagacatatgggtgtccaagtttagacgcttgacagcagaccttgaagatgttgcccgtcagaaggccgttcttgctcagaaacacaaatggagtgatattgaaaacctcacagatgacagcttgcgatcctgtgtaaagatgaaggtgacatcatacagccctgatgtgcagacgctgtgcgctgaggtccaggagcagaaatcccattaa